The Desulfuromonas versatilis genome has a segment encoding these proteins:
- a CDS encoding type VI secretion system-associated FHA domain protein, whose protein sequence is MKKPQGRASRRGAKETPEPGAVECRNGQNPPAAKVRIMSGVTAKNLVGGLARLVEGQRCFAEELGLAYGRVFGDGYESFKNRKPEEVLREWLTGAEDGAEHLQVLLEDLLQHQLALMEALEGVADEVLRQLSPERIEQASPGVLGLRPLAWRRFRRLHAEFAGNPHLRHQKLILEGFLNGYVKAREQSRAAANPATGCVQGGSSS, encoded by the coding sequence ATGAAAAAGCCTCAGGGGCGTGCCTCCCGGCGGGGGGCGAAAGAGACTCCGGAACCGGGTGCGGTGGAATGCCGCAATGGGCAGAACCCGCCGGCTGCAAAAGTCCGCATCATGTCGGGAGTGACTGCAAAAAACCTGGTGGGCGGCCTGGCCCGCCTGGTGGAAGGGCAACGCTGCTTTGCCGAGGAACTCGGGTTGGCTTACGGCAGGGTTTTTGGGGATGGGTACGAATCCTTCAAAAACCGCAAGCCCGAAGAGGTGCTGCGGGAGTGGCTGACCGGGGCCGAGGATGGGGCCGAGCACCTGCAGGTTCTGCTCGAAGACCTTCTGCAGCACCAACTGGCCCTGATGGAAGCCCTGGAGGGGGTAGCCGACGAGGTGTTGCGCCAACTCAGTCCCGAGCGGATCGAACAAGCCTCGCCAGGGGTTCTGGGATTGCGGCCCCTGGCGTGGCGCCGTTTCCGCAGGCTGCATGCCGAATTTGCCGGCAACCCCCACCTGCGCCATCAGAAACTGATCCTGGAAGGTTTTCTCAATGGCTATGTCAAGGCCCGTGAGCAAAGCCGGGCCGCTGCCAACCCTGCCACGGGGTGTGTCCAAGGAGGTTCTTCATCATGA
- the tssJ gene encoding type VI secretion system lipoprotein TssJ translates to MKFRNLSCCFWLLVLLCLAAGCSPPQVKMGLSSTANLNLNDFDEPLPVMVNIYQLSDAQPFSKASFEELWKKDLMTLGDSLLTKETLTLNPASQERLEYLRHDQARYIAVMAVFRKPEKEAWRDVRPVADGFFKKRFSSKVTVNLKGNSVEFVD, encoded by the coding sequence ATGAAATTCCGGAACTTGAGCTGCTGCTTCTGGTTGCTGGTCCTGCTTTGCCTGGCCGCGGGTTGTTCGCCTCCCCAGGTCAAGATGGGTCTGTCCAGCACCGCAAATCTGAATCTCAATGATTTTGACGAGCCCTTGCCGGTCATGGTCAACATCTACCAGCTTTCCGACGCTCAGCCCTTCAGCAAGGCCAGCTTCGAGGAGCTGTGGAAGAAGGACCTGATGACCCTCGGCGACAGCCTGCTGACCAAGGAAACCCTGACCCTGAACCCGGCCTCCCAGGAGCGCCTGGAGTACCTTCGTCATGACCAGGCACGCTACATTGCCGTGATGGCGGTCTTCCGAAAGCCGGAAAAGGAGGCCTGGCGGGATGTCCGGCCGGTGGCGGATGGGTTTTTCAAGAAACGTTTCTCCAGCAAGGTAACCGTAAATCTCAAGGGCAACAGCGTAGAATTTGTCGATTGA
- the tssK gene encoding type VI secretion system baseplate subunit TssK has translation MGELNKVIWAEGMFLGQQHFQAWDRYQERSQLVRSRVQSPFSWGLLSLGIDDKAMANGNFRLQECSAIFPDGRLVSFDASRDEPLACELRCGGGETAEVFLALPANARVKGVSGYPDRSQLCGWQADYRQLGDEYDNDREREVLLARPNLALLTDRDCLEQFVCIKIARVVNEGDGGYRLVREFIPPVARLGASVYLKGLLGRVIEGIGARLRTLNDRRGQFGGGPGEFARTDPAQILLLHSLNSAYPQLLHFQQHPDLGPEPLYRLFCQLVGGLCAFSPELEVSALPRYQHGELTGVFQSFERLLGNLINFSTTAPSAALRLTRESEALLSVTGLDSQILQGASLFLEVLFEAEDPLWITDFTRQIKVASRGTIELTVASALPGVRIVHTQRPPNKLSVKSGCEYFRIEPRGDFWGKVLEEGSLALFLPRHFSAADIELVTVQE, from the coding sequence ATGGGTGAATTGAATAAGGTTATCTGGGCCGAGGGGATGTTTCTGGGCCAGCAGCATTTTCAGGCCTGGGACCGCTATCAGGAACGCAGCCAGCTGGTGCGCAGTCGGGTCCAGAGCCCTTTTTCCTGGGGGCTGCTGTCGCTGGGCATCGACGACAAGGCCATGGCCAACGGCAACTTCCGCCTGCAGGAGTGCAGTGCGATCTTTCCCGATGGCCGCTTGGTCAGCTTCGATGCCTCCCGGGATGAGCCGCTGGCCTGCGAGCTGCGTTGCGGCGGCGGGGAAACCGCCGAGGTATTCCTGGCGCTGCCGGCCAATGCCAGGGTAAAGGGCGTGTCGGGTTACCCCGACCGGAGCCAGCTCTGCGGCTGGCAGGCGGACTACCGGCAGCTGGGCGACGAATATGACAACGATCGGGAACGGGAGGTGCTGCTGGCCCGCCCGAACCTGGCCCTGCTCACCGACCGGGATTGCCTGGAGCAGTTTGTCTGCATCAAGATCGCCCGGGTGGTCAACGAGGGCGACGGCGGCTACCGCCTGGTTCGGGAGTTCATCCCTCCGGTTGCCCGGCTCGGTGCCTCGGTCTACCTCAAGGGGCTGCTCGGGCGGGTGATCGAGGGGATCGGGGCGCGGCTGCGCACCCTCAACGACCGCCGCGGCCAATTCGGCGGCGGCCCCGGCGAATTCGCCCGCACCGACCCTGCCCAGATCCTGCTGCTGCACAGCCTGAATTCCGCCTATCCGCAATTGCTGCATTTCCAGCAGCATCCGGATCTCGGTCCCGAACCTCTGTATCGGCTGTTCTGCCAACTGGTCGGCGGGCTGTGCGCCTTCAGCCCAGAGTTGGAGGTCAGCGCCCTGCCACGCTACCAGCATGGCGAACTCACCGGGGTATTCCAGAGTTTCGAGCGCCTGCTGGGCAACCTGATCAACTTTTCCACCACCGCCCCCAGTGCCGCGCTCAGGTTGACCCGGGAGAGCGAGGCGCTGCTTTCGGTGACGGGGCTCGACTCGCAGATCCTGCAGGGTGCCAGCCTCTTCCTGGAGGTGCTGTTCGAGGCAGAGGATCCGCTCTGGATCACCGATTTCACCCGCCAGATCAAGGTCGCCTCGCGGGGCACCATCGAGTTGACGGTGGCTTCGGCCCTGCCCGGGGTGCGCATCGTGCACACCCAGCGCCCGCCGAACAAGCTTTCGGTCAAAAGCGGCTGCGAGTATTTCCGCATCGAACCGAGGGGGGATTTCTGGGGCAAGGTTCTCGAGGAGGGGAGCCTGGCGCTGTTCCTGCCCCGGCATTTCTCGGCCGCAGACATCGAACTGGTCACCGTGCAGGAGTAG
- the icmH gene encoding type IVB secretion system protein IcmH/DotU, whose protein sequence is MDNGAEKTRINPLLECSETIFSLIAVFKRGDRGAGLDADYREKVLSGFDIMERMAFERQIGMVVLKDAKYALAACIDEAVLSSSWPGRLQWMSRPLQMELFGDHLAGEGFFERLTNLRQGGEANLELLELFYACLQLGFEGIYKLRGLEQLMALQVDLRAQIEGYRGVVNPTLSPAGVPLVPLMTRVRREVPYWVVTVVTVAVVFFTFLGYSVTVNKLAERSVVSIQTDQAAMLGVLKNRAPAPEPVNEAPTQLQDKVPTK, encoded by the coding sequence ATGGACAACGGGGCGGAAAAAACGCGTATCAACCCGCTGCTGGAATGCAGCGAAACCATCTTCTCCCTGATCGCGGTTTTCAAGAGGGGAGACCGGGGCGCCGGTCTGGATGCCGACTACCGGGAAAAAGTCCTCTCCGGCTTCGACATCATGGAGCGGATGGCCTTCGAGCGGCAGATCGGCATGGTGGTGCTCAAGGACGCCAAGTATGCCCTGGCGGCCTGCATCGACGAGGCGGTACTCAGCTCCAGCTGGCCCGGCCGGCTGCAGTGGATGAGTCGCCCCCTGCAGATGGAGCTGTTCGGCGACCACTTGGCCGGGGAGGGGTTTTTCGAGCGCCTGACCAACCTTCGTCAGGGCGGAGAGGCCAACCTGGAGCTGCTGGAGCTTTTTTACGCCTGCCTGCAGCTGGGTTTCGAGGGGATCTACAAGCTGCGCGGCCTGGAGCAGTTGATGGCGCTGCAGGTCGATCTGCGCGCCCAGATCGAAGGCTATCGGGGGGTGGTGAACCCCACCCTGTCGCCCGCAGGTGTCCCCCTGGTGCCGCTGATGACCAGGGTCCGCCGCGAGGTCCCCTACTGGGTGGTCACCGTGGTCACGGTGGCGGTGGTCTTTTTCACTTTCCTCGGCTATTCGGTGACGGTCAACAAGCTGGCCGAGCGCAGCGTCGTCTCGATCCAGACCGACCAGGCTGCCATGCTCGGCGTGCTCAAAAATCGGGCCCCGGCCCCGGAGCCGGTCAATGAAGCGCCGACCCAGTTGCAGGATAAGGTGCCAACCAAATGA
- the tssM gene encoding type VI secretion system membrane subunit TssM, with protein sequence MNKILIFLQAYLLGRSGSRFVGLLLLLSLVWWAGPHVGLDGERLRLMVMGGILLFALGWWLVKLLLVRRRADRFKKELQSHDEKGMGRQLEIEELRTKMDEAIASLKSSELGVGYRGNAALYALPWFMIIGPSAAGKTTLLRNSGLHFPYAQGNDIDIKGFGGTRNCDWWFSNEAVLLDTAGRYTTEEDDQEEWSAFLAMLKKHRSRIPLNGVLVAVSLADLLTADEGGLEWHVKIIRDRIDELTTRLGCVFPIYLVLTKCDLLHGFESFFADLGDNDRNQVWGAWLAGRSADQELAEAFEEKMRLLYQRLCELRLRKLSMQRRFEAKSEIFDFAAQFRAASDKLIEFVNLLVQRNPYQETPRFCGVYFTSATQEGTPIQRILGNLRQAFGFVEDEVPRDAGTPKSYFIKKLFQEVIFPNALGVSRNRRSEVVHRWLKSAWVSACLAVIGASVLLLSTSLTSNTLLINQGSGRVADLRTAVVAEDPSALQVFEGLSGVYDHHQKLLDYERRLPWHLMLGVYHGDKQIAPALTTLLSSMEQACFRPMRTALEYRLENYARQWEASDDQGQENIRDPYYQALKVYLMLADPRRLEEPFALPVLVGLWKEQIQRGEPEKGFGAEQEAHFEALVRLYLNHLRLEPSEPLAMAAWQTRQAIVEKARKQLRTPPNAERLYAQLLSKAKLSLKDQKLEELIKGYSFGVLTSDYLLPGAYTEKGWREFIQPELEKAVASASRGDWVIGSYRGELAGADPARKGEAEAAAESSGEAEAEAEEGTIDGELARRLTGEVRRLYFADYADAWFRLLESVRISRFDSLEDAAKKMLIIARGDGPFGELLRVVSRNINLSDPLKVASLEASTQGIAGGENQPQVSLVRELDAPLRDLRKFTDPADKMTVSLLINQYLLAVSTMQGELERLSAAVDVQRQAKLYSATILTGGGANSELYKSWVSTSSLLNGIEARTRRIASRMLIAPIQNVWRVILAEARKDLQREWRASVLASFGGKLQGKFPFDPQGPDAALADVSDFFRPGDGVFWSFVHNQLAPFITEGRHSWSQKTWLDLGPGFEPGLLMSLSHARSISGSLFRRGNDEPDIRFSVYPLPTRGLSEMYFEANGQMYRYRNEPQEWRVFRWPGSAEKLGARVYGINGRGGAKAALDFEGVWGLFHILDKARVSAEEGAQYLSVWELQDAGQEPIQVQFRIKADRENNVFSQGLFSDFRVPETIF encoded by the coding sequence ATGAACAAGATACTGATCTTCCTTCAGGCGTATCTGCTCGGCCGCTCGGGCAGCCGGTTCGTCGGGCTGTTGCTGTTGCTTTCCCTGGTCTGGTGGGCGGGCCCCCATGTCGGACTGGACGGCGAGCGGCTGCGCCTCATGGTGATGGGGGGCATTCTGCTGTTTGCCCTGGGCTGGTGGCTGGTCAAGCTGCTGCTGGTGCGCCGCCGGGCCGACCGTTTCAAGAAGGAGCTGCAGTCCCACGATGAAAAGGGGATGGGGCGCCAGCTGGAGATCGAGGAGCTGCGCACCAAGATGGACGAGGCGATCGCCTCGCTGAAATCCTCCGAACTGGGAGTGGGCTACCGCGGCAATGCTGCACTTTACGCCCTTCCCTGGTTCATGATCATCGGCCCTTCGGCTGCCGGCAAGACGACCCTGCTGCGCAACTCGGGGCTGCATTTTCCCTACGCCCAGGGGAATGATATCGACATCAAGGGGTTCGGGGGGACGCGCAACTGCGATTGGTGGTTTTCCAACGAGGCGGTGCTGCTCGATACCGCCGGCCGCTACACCACCGAGGAGGACGATCAGGAGGAGTGGAGTGCCTTTCTTGCCATGCTCAAGAAGCACCGCTCGCGCATCCCGCTCAACGGGGTGCTGGTTGCGGTCAGCCTGGCCGACCTGCTGACGGCCGACGAGGGGGGGCTGGAGTGGCACGTGAAGATCATCCGCGATCGCATCGACGAGCTGACGACCCGGCTCGGCTGCGTCTTCCCCATCTATCTGGTGCTCACCAAGTGCGATCTGCTGCATGGTTTCGAGTCGTTTTTCGCCGATCTCGGCGACAATGACCGCAACCAGGTCTGGGGGGCCTGGCTGGCCGGCCGCTCCGCCGACCAGGAGTTGGCCGAAGCCTTCGAGGAGAAGATGCGGCTGCTCTATCAGCGGCTGTGCGAGCTGCGCCTGCGCAAGCTCTCCATGCAGCGCCGCTTCGAGGCCAAGAGCGAGATTTTCGATTTTGCCGCCCAGTTCCGGGCGGCCTCCGACAAGCTCATCGAATTCGTCAACCTGCTGGTGCAGCGCAACCCCTACCAGGAAACCCCAAGGTTCTGCGGCGTCTACTTCACCAGCGCCACCCAGGAGGGGACCCCGATCCAGCGCATTCTCGGCAACCTGCGCCAGGCTTTCGGGTTCGTCGAGGACGAGGTTCCCCGCGATGCAGGCACGCCGAAAAGCTATTTCATCAAGAAGCTGTTCCAGGAGGTCATATTCCCCAATGCCCTGGGGGTTTCCCGCAACCGGCGCAGCGAGGTGGTGCATCGCTGGCTGAAAAGCGCCTGGGTCAGCGCCTGCCTGGCGGTTATCGGCGCCAGCGTGCTGCTGCTGAGCACCTCGCTGACCAGCAACACCCTGCTGATCAACCAGGGCTCCGGCCGGGTGGCCGATCTGCGCACGGCGGTGGTCGCCGAGGACCCTTCGGCGCTGCAGGTTTTCGAAGGCCTGAGCGGGGTTTACGATCACCACCAGAAGCTGCTCGACTACGAACGCCGGCTGCCCTGGCACCTGATGCTCGGCGTTTACCACGGGGACAAGCAGATCGCCCCCGCCCTGACCACCCTGCTGAGTTCCATGGAACAGGCCTGCTTCCGCCCGATGCGGACCGCCCTGGAATACCGTCTGGAAAATTACGCCCGCCAGTGGGAAGCCTCCGATGACCAGGGACAGGAAAACATCCGCGATCCCTACTACCAGGCGCTCAAGGTCTATCTGATGCTGGCCGACCCGCGGCGGCTCGAGGAACCCTTCGCCCTGCCGGTGCTGGTCGGGCTCTGGAAGGAGCAGATCCAGCGCGGCGAACCCGAGAAGGGCTTTGGGGCGGAGCAGGAGGCGCATTTCGAGGCGCTGGTGCGCCTGTACCTGAACCACCTGCGGCTGGAGCCGTCCGAGCCGTTGGCCATGGCCGCCTGGCAGACCCGCCAGGCGATTGTCGAGAAGGCCCGCAAGCAGCTGCGTACCCCACCCAACGCCGAACGTCTTTATGCCCAGCTGCTGAGCAAGGCGAAGCTTTCCCTGAAAGACCAGAAACTGGAGGAGCTGATCAAGGGGTACTCCTTTGGGGTGTTGACCAGCGATTACCTGCTGCCGGGGGCCTATACCGAGAAGGGGTGGCGCGAGTTCATCCAGCCGGAGCTGGAAAAGGCGGTCGCCTCGGCCAGCCGCGGCGATTGGGTGATCGGCTCCTACCGGGGCGAGCTGGCCGGAGCGGACCCGGCTCGGAAAGGCGAAGCGGAGGCCGCGGCGGAGAGCTCCGGCGAAGCCGAGGCGGAAGCCGAGGAAGGGACCATCGACGGCGAACTGGCCCGGCGTCTTACCGGGGAGGTGCGCCGCCTCTATTTCGCCGATTATGCCGATGCCTGGTTCCGGCTGCTCGAGTCGGTGCGCATCAGCCGTTTCGATTCCCTGGAAGATGCCGCCAAGAAAATGTTGATCATCGCCCGCGGCGACGGGCCGTTTGGCGAACTGCTCCGCGTGGTCTCCAGGAACATCAACCTGAGCGATCCGCTCAAGGTTGCCTCACTCGAGGCGTCGACCCAGGGTATTGCGGGGGGAGAGAACCAACCGCAGGTCAGCCTGGTCAGGGAGCTTGACGCGCCCCTGCGCGACCTGCGCAAGTTCACCGACCCGGCGGACAAGATGACCGTCAGCCTGCTCATCAACCAGTACCTGCTGGCCGTCTCCACGATGCAGGGCGAACTGGAGCGGCTCTCCGCCGCGGTCGACGTCCAGCGCCAGGCCAAGCTTTATTCGGCCACCATCCTTACCGGTGGGGGGGCCAATTCGGAACTTTACAAGAGCTGGGTTTCCACCTCGAGCCTGCTCAACGGCATCGAGGCCCGTACCCGTCGGATCGCCTCGCGGATGCTGATCGCTCCGATCCAGAACGTCTGGCGGGTGATTCTGGCCGAGGCCCGCAAGGACCTGCAGCGCGAATGGAGAGCCTCGGTGCTGGCGAGCTTTGGCGGCAAACTGCAGGGCAAGTTCCCCTTCGACCCGCAGGGGCCCGACGCCGCCCTGGCCGACGTCTCGGATTTCTTCCGCCCCGGCGACGGGGTCTTCTGGTCCTTCGTGCACAACCAGCTAGCGCCCTTCATCACCGAGGGACGCCACAGCTGGAGCCAGAAAACCTGGCTGGATCTCGGTCCGGGTTTTGAGCCGGGCCTGCTGATGTCCCTCTCCCATGCCCGCAGCATCAGCGGCAGCCTGTTCCGCCGCGGCAACGACGAACCGGATATCCGCTTTTCGGTCTATCCACTGCCGACCCGGGGGCTGAGCGAGATGTATTTCGAGGCCAACGGCCAGATGTACCGCTACCGCAACGAGCCCCAGGAGTGGCGGGTGTTTCGCTGGCCGGGCAGTGCGGAGAAACTCGGCGCCCGGGTCTACGGCATCAACGGGCGCGGCGGCGCCAAGGCGGCGCTCGATTTCGAGGGAGTCTGGGGCCTTTTCCACATCCTCGACAAAGCCCGGGTCTCCGCCGAGGAGGGAGCCCAGTATCTCAGCGTCTGGGAGCTGCAGGACGCTGGCCAGGAGCCGATCCAGGTGCAGTTCAGGATCAAGGCGGACCGGGAAAACAACGTCTTCAGCCAGGGGCTGTTCAGCGATTTCCGGGTACCGGAGACCATCTTCTAG
- the tagF gene encoding type VI secretion system-associated protein TagF, giving the protein MFGFFAKTTRAQAPRLPDQFGCFGKLPIHSDFIRHNLNAREMLGFEKWVQEGVGLITRKHSGGWPENYRNFSRFHFAQVGGDHERTLVGTLVASRDRSGRHYPFTVCAVAEDPLFREMQAVLPLVFGDFFRSAEGLCAEHWTSEPLGVLTSRVDCLGRRDTGLTRRHLLEGQIGLLEQATMGQFWAAALPGADAAARQQLFNTLFSALKTVVRRGPTRTNWGIRLPIPGEGDQRPAVVFWMQVIESILEDRSWRAHYFWCRGEAGRPAGLTVFFKSMPGSFLLQLLNPQLDDGSIFDTSRELARAAEIRCGGELERLLARDEVPMLEVLYKAGRREVLS; this is encoded by the coding sequence ATGTTCGGTTTTTTTGCGAAAACTACCAGGGCCCAGGCTCCCAGGCTGCCCGACCAGTTCGGCTGTTTCGGCAAGCTGCCGATCCATTCCGATTTCATTCGTCACAACCTCAACGCGCGGGAGATGCTCGGCTTCGAAAAATGGGTCCAGGAAGGTGTCGGGCTGATCACCCGCAAACATTCCGGCGGGTGGCCTGAAAATTACCGGAACTTTTCGCGCTTCCATTTTGCCCAGGTCGGCGGCGACCATGAACGGACCCTGGTGGGGACGCTGGTGGCGAGCCGGGACCGCAGCGGCCGCCATTATCCATTTACCGTCTGTGCGGTAGCCGAAGACCCCCTTTTCCGCGAGATGCAGGCCGTTCTGCCGTTGGTGTTCGGGGATTTTTTCCGCAGCGCCGAGGGGCTGTGCGCTGAACACTGGACCAGCGAACCCCTGGGTGTGCTGACCAGCCGGGTCGACTGCCTCGGCCGCCGGGATACGGGCCTGACCCGCCGCCACCTGCTCGAGGGGCAGATCGGCTTGCTGGAGCAGGCCACCATGGGCCAGTTCTGGGCGGCGGCCCTCCCCGGGGCGGACGCCGCCGCTCGCCAGCAGTTGTTCAACACCCTGTTCAGTGCCTTGAAAACGGTGGTGCGCCGCGGCCCCACCCGCACCAACTGGGGGATCCGCCTGCCGATACCCGGCGAGGGGGATCAGCGGCCCGCGGTGGTGTTCTGGATGCAGGTCATCGAATCGATCCTGGAAGATCGCTCCTGGCGGGCCCACTATTTCTGGTGTCGGGGCGAGGCTGGCCGGCCGGCCGGCCTGACCGTGTTTTTCAAGTCCATGCCGGGCTCATTTCTGCTGCAGCTGCTCAATCCGCAACTCGACGACGGCTCGATTTTCGATACTTCCCGGGAGCTTGCCCGGGCCGCGGAAATCCGCTGCGGCGGCGAGCTGGAACGGCTGCTGGCCCGCGATGAGGTGCCGATGCTCGAAGTGCTCTACAAGGCCGGGCGCCGGGAGGTGCTCTCATGA
- the tssA gene encoding type VI secretion system protein TssA, whose protein sequence is MSQTAAATPLQAPFPVWLATLGAPLPGADPCGEDSRYGDAFALIKQEIDKLQGNDYPRVAALCRQVLAEQSKDLRVAGYLLLAALYTEGAAGLLEAARAYRIVWEDFGDDCFPKKPGGRIAALQWLNNPRLESFARQHAGEASRAQLLELRQLIDTINQASQAALGESAPLWSGLDKWLKTRLGGAPSASPEPPGQTEPQRASGPAPAPVSPARPAESALPVAAVGSERELTQATRAIRDYLLQRKEYLQAAAYARALRWGALVLPPHQQGHTRAPAPRRSGLNELSQLQQGGEYDAAFRLCENLFLEPGGHLCLDLQRHAAAAARGMGRTELAEFIVAQAAALVQRLPELPGLYFETGEPFADGQTRGLLEPASAASAPLPQAQGREDWELDLLALLEAARDLVSQKKLPAALGLLKTCPVPGEKQRLCLRLASARLCFEAGRPEIALPLLDELEVAVASQSLYHWEPALVQQIWGLLLETLQSLLQKAAGGGKEQLTERLAALRARICRTDPEAAARLLRD, encoded by the coding sequence ATGAGCCAGACGGCGGCGGCAACCCCGCTCCAGGCTCCCTTCCCGGTTTGGCTGGCAACCCTTGGCGCGCCCCTTCCGGGCGCCGACCCCTGCGGCGAGGATTCGCGCTACGGCGACGCCTTTGCCCTCATCAAGCAGGAGATCGACAAGCTGCAGGGGAACGATTACCCCCGGGTGGCCGCTCTGTGCCGGCAGGTGCTTGCCGAACAGAGCAAGGATCTGCGGGTGGCCGGGTACCTGCTGCTGGCTGCACTGTACACCGAGGGGGCCGCAGGGCTGCTCGAGGCCGCCCGCGCCTATCGCATCGTCTGGGAGGATTTCGGCGACGACTGCTTTCCGAAAAAACCGGGCGGCCGCATCGCCGCCCTGCAGTGGCTCAACAACCCCAGGCTGGAGAGCTTCGCCCGCCAGCATGCCGGGGAGGCCAGCCGTGCTCAGCTGCTGGAGTTGCGCCAGCTTATCGACACCATCAATCAGGCGTCGCAAGCGGCCCTGGGCGAGTCGGCGCCGCTCTGGAGCGGGCTCGACAAATGGCTCAAGACCCGACTCGGGGGCGCTCCTTCCGCTTCGCCCGAGCCCCCTGGGCAAACGGAGCCCCAGCGCGCATCCGGGCCGGCCCCGGCCCCGGTGTCCCCTGCCCGACCAGCCGAATCTGCACTCCCCGTTGCGGCGGTCGGCTCCGAGCGGGAGCTGACCCAGGCCACCCGGGCGATCCGCGACTACCTGCTGCAGCGCAAGGAATATCTGCAGGCGGCGGCCTACGCGCGAGCCCTGCGCTGGGGTGCGCTGGTGCTGCCCCCGCACCAGCAGGGGCACACCCGGGCTCCCGCACCGCGGCGCAGCGGCCTCAACGAACTGAGCCAGCTGCAGCAGGGCGGGGAGTACGATGCCGCCTTCCGCCTCTGCGAGAACCTGTTTCTCGAACCCGGGGGGCATCTCTGCCTGGATCTGCAGCGGCACGCCGCCGCGGCGGCTCGGGGCATGGGGCGCACCGAGCTGGCCGAATTCATCGTCGCCCAGGCCGCTGCCCTGGTGCAGCGCCTGCCGGAGCTGCCCGGGCTGTATTTCGAAACCGGCGAACCCTTCGCCGACGGCCAGACCCGCGGCCTGCTCGAGCCTGCTTCTGCCGCGTCCGCTCCACTGCCCCAGGCCCAGGGCCGGGAAGACTGGGAACTCGATCTCCTGGCGCTGCTCGAGGCTGCCAGGGACCTGGTTTCGCAAAAAAAGCTGCCGGCGGCCCTGGGCCTGCTCAAAACCTGCCCGGTCCCCGGCGAGAAGCAGCGCCTCTGTCTGCGCCTCGCCTCGGCCCGCCTCTGCTTCGAGGCCGGCCGCCCCGAGATCGCCCTGCCCCTGCTCGATGAACTGGAAGTCGCCGTTGCCTCCCAATCCCTCTACCACTGGGAGCCGGCCCTGGTCCAACAGATCTGGGGACTGCTCCTTGAAACTCTGCAGAGTTTGCTGCAGAAAGCCGCCGGCGGCGGCAAGGAGCAGCTGACCGAGCGCCTCGCCGCCCTCAGGGCCCGCATCTGCCGCACCGACCCCGAAGCGGCGGCCCGCCTGCTGCGGGACTGA
- the tssB gene encoding type VI secretion system contractile sheath small subunit, with the protein MADSFQKEIPKARINIALDVETGGAKKKLELPLKMLVMGDFSNGKTTGRVAERERIEINKNNFESVLGEMSPKVRYQVPDLLKGDGSELDVELQFDSMNSFHPEQVAQKIPELHSLMAMRNLLKDLKSNLLDNAKFRKELEKIVNSQPELEGLRQELERVVAASSADES; encoded by the coding sequence ATGGCTGACAGTTTTCAAAAGGAAATCCCCAAGGCGCGCATCAACATCGCCCTCGATGTGGAGACCGGCGGGGCCAAGAAAAAGCTCGAGTTGCCCCTCAAGATGCTGGTGATGGGCGACTTCAGCAACGGCAAGACCACCGGCCGGGTCGCGGAGCGCGAGCGGATCGAGATCAACAAGAACAACTTCGAGTCGGTGCTCGGGGAGATGTCGCCCAAGGTGCGCTACCAGGTCCCCGACCTGCTCAAGGGCGACGGCAGCGAACTGGACGTGGAGCTGCAGTTCGACTCCATGAACTCCTTCCACCCCGAGCAGGTGGCGCAGAAGATCCCCGAGCTGCACAGCCTGATGGCCATGCGCAACCTGCTCAAGGACCTCAAGTCCAACCTGCTCGACAACGCCAAGTTCCGCAAGGAGCTGGAGAAGATCGTCAACAGCCAGCCGGAGCTCGAAGGGCTGCGCCAGGAGCTGGAAAGGGTCGTCGCCGCCAGTTCGGCGGATGAGAGTTGA